ATCGAATCCCCTGATACCTTGAGTAAAAACGTGGCTTCGGGGTTCTGTATGAGGAGGTCATCAAGGGAAAAGGTGTCCGCTAGTTCTTCCTCGGCAGGGCTCGGGAAGCCGGCCTCCACCGTACCGAGCATCTTTACCGGGGAAGCTATCGATAGGGGTATGAGCCTGCCTTTCGAGTCCCTCTCAAGGACTTTGTCCTGTTCAAGCCTGTTAACGAGCTTGAAAACCGCATTTTTTGAGCGTAACCCCACTATCTCCCCGATTTCCGAAAAGCTCGGCATCCTTCCTCTCCGGGAATAGAAACGGGATATCCCCTTGACTCTCCTTCGGAGCGTATCTTCTTTCAAGCCTCTTTTCATGGTTTCATTATAAGGTGAACGATAGTTCACTGTCAAGAGGAGGGAAAGGGATATAATTGATTTTTTACCGGTTAAGGATTAAGCTAAACAATCTCTTCTTCACCGGGAGGAACCATGCCGGCCGATCAAAATTTGATCAAGATCTTCGAAT
This DNA window, taken from Thermodesulfovibrionales bacterium, encodes the following:
- the lexA gene encoding transcriptional repressor LexA, producing the protein MKRGLKEDTLRRRVKGISRFYSRRGRMPSFSEIGEIVGLRSKNAVFKLVNRLEQDKVLERDSKGRLIPLSIASPVKMLGTVEAGFPSPAEEELADTFSLDDLLIQNPEATFLLKVSGDSMSGAGILPGDMVLVDKGEAPKSGDIVIAEVDGEWTMKYLRKRGESVVLLPANPQYQPIKPKKELKIAGVVTAVLRKYR